In bacterium, the following are encoded in one genomic region:
- a CDS encoding zinc ribbon domain-containing protein produces MPIYEYECEACGFISGHLVMKPSDRRKLTCRSCGEKRLRKMMSRFSSHKSETQRLDEFKPSDSRKDSFYKDDRNIGLWAQKRAQNLGLDLGESFQETLEKGRSKKILDNL; encoded by the coding sequence ATGCCTATTTACGAATATGAGTGCGAAGCCTGCGGCTTCATTTCTGGGCATCTTGTGATGAAGCCCTCCGACCGGCGGAAGCTCACCTGCCGGAGCTGCGGCGAAAAGCGGCTCCGCAAGATGATGTCCCGGTTCAGCTCGCACAAGAGTGAAACGCAGCGCCTGGATGAGTTCAAACCTTCCGATTCGCGAAAAGATTCTTTTTACAAGGACGACCGGAATATCGGCCTTTGGGCCCAGAAGCGGGCTCAGAATCTGGGGCTCGACCTTGGCGAGTCCTTCCAGGAGACACTGGAAAAAGGCCGGTCGAAGAAAATCCTCGACAACCTGTGA